One region of Streptomyces rishiriensis genomic DNA includes:
- a CDS encoding class I SAM-dependent methyltransferase — protein sequence MFSPEGPTLRELAVQALSSVERGYDLLAPKFDHTPFRTPDTVLDAVASALKESGPYEDGLDLCCGTGAGVEVLTTVCRGSVTGVDFSAGMLAEAARRTRPAGPAVSWVRADARALPFTAAFDLVVSFGAFGHFLPRELPGLFARVRTALRPGGCFAFPVLAPPRPSSPAFWALLGFDAVMRVRNAVWRPPFVMYYRAFRLGEVRRELERAGFRVDLRALPAFGTRSDGSPRVRMVEARRTDR from the coding sequence ATGTTCAGTCCCGAAGGCCCCACCCTGCGCGAACTCGCCGTCCAGGCCCTGTCGTCCGTCGAGCGCGGCTACGACCTCCTCGCGCCGAAGTTCGACCACACGCCCTTCCGTACGCCGGACACCGTCCTGGACGCGGTCGCCTCGGCGCTGAAGGAGTCCGGTCCGTACGAGGACGGCCTCGACCTGTGCTGTGGCACGGGCGCGGGGGTCGAGGTCCTGACGACGGTGTGCCGGGGGAGTGTGACGGGCGTCGACTTCAGCGCGGGCATGCTGGCGGAGGCGGCCCGCCGGACCCGCCCGGCGGGCCCCGCGGTGTCCTGGGTGCGCGCGGACGCCCGCGCCCTGCCCTTCACCGCCGCCTTCGACCTCGTCGTCAGCTTCGGCGCCTTCGGGCACTTCCTGCCCCGCGAGCTGCCGGGCCTGTTCGCCCGGGTACGGACCGCGCTGCGGCCGGGCGGCTGCTTCGCGTTCCCCGTCCTGGCCCCGCCGAGGCCGTCGTCACCGGCGTTCTGGGCGCTCCTCGGCTTCGACGCCGTGATGCGGGTGCGCAACGCCGTGTGGCGGCCCCCGTTCGTGATGTACTACCGCGCCTTCCGGCTCGGTGAGGTGCGGCGCGAGCTGGAGCGTGCCGGGTTCCGCGTGGACCTCCGCGCCCTGCCCGCGTTCGGGACGAGGAGCGACGGAAGTCCACGGGTGCGCATGGTCGAGGCGCGCCGGACGGACCGCTGA
- a CDS encoding PadR family transcriptional regulator: protein MSLKYAVLAALLEGEASGYELSKVFDVSLANFWPATPQQLYRELERLAQDGLIEARVVQQERRPNKRMFTLTEAGRADLDAFAATPPRRPTVIRDELLIRIQAMDGVDPEATRALVEERLTWSRAKLDRYRRVRDRLLDGRTEEAYLTGADRIGPYLTLLAGIAFEETNQAWCERALLLMRRRTAVG from the coding sequence ATGTCGCTCAAGTACGCCGTCCTGGCCGCCCTCCTGGAAGGCGAGGCCTCGGGCTACGAACTGTCGAAGGTCTTCGACGTCTCCCTCGCCAACTTCTGGCCCGCGACCCCGCAGCAGCTCTACCGCGAGCTGGAGCGCCTCGCGCAGGACGGCCTGATCGAGGCGCGGGTGGTGCAGCAGGAACGCCGGCCGAACAAGCGGATGTTCACCCTCACCGAGGCCGGCCGCGCGGACCTGGACGCCTTCGCGGCCACCCCGCCGCGGCGGCCCACCGTCATCCGCGACGAACTCCTGATCAGGATCCAGGCGATGGACGGCGTGGACCCCGAGGCGACCCGCGCCCTGGTCGAGGAGCGCCTGACCTGGTCCCGTGCCAAGCTCGACCGCTACCGGCGGGTGCGCGACCGCCTCCTCGACGGACGCACCGAGGAGGCGTACCTGACCGGGGCCGACCGCATCGGTCCCTATCTGACGCTGCTGGCCGGCATCGCCTTCGAGGAGACGAACCAGGCCTGGTGCGAACGGGCCCTGCTGCTCATGAGGCGGCGGACGGCCGTAGGCTGA
- a CDS encoding nuclear transport factor 2 family protein, whose product MRAFREAVEAGDLEAVEALLAEDVVFTSPVVFKPYPGKAITAAILRAVTRVFEDFRYERELGGGDGRDHALVFRARVGERELSGCDFIHLDEDGLIDELTVMVRPLSGAQALAEAMGARFDEILQEAEARSAPAS is encoded by the coding sequence ATGCGCGCGTTCCGTGAGGCGGTCGAGGCCGGCGATCTCGAGGCCGTCGAGGCGCTGCTGGCCGAGGACGTGGTGTTCACCAGCCCGGTCGTGTTCAAGCCGTACCCGGGCAAGGCGATCACCGCCGCGATCCTGCGGGCGGTGACGCGGGTCTTCGAGGACTTCCGCTACGAGCGGGAGCTCGGCGGGGGCGACGGACGTGACCACGCGCTGGTGTTCAGGGCCCGGGTGGGCGAGCGGGAGCTTTCCGGCTGCGACTTCATCCACCTCGACGAGGACGGGCTCATCGACGAACTCACCGTCATGGTGCGGCCGTTGTCGGGCGCCCAGGCTCTCGCTGAGGCGATGGGCGCCCGGTTCGACGAGATCCTCCAGGAGGCGGAGGCCCGGTCGGCCCCCGCCTCCTGA
- the rho gene encoding transcription termination factor Rho: MTTTLEHPPVQQQQPVRVAVGVLDTDASGKGQLRPADCLPTPVDLQVPAALIRRHGLRRGDLVEGVRGTQRALTEVARVNGRPAEELRARRHFRDLTPVHPHERLRLEHPAAGLAGRVTDLVAPIGKGQRGLIVAPPKTGKTVLLQQIAAAVAGNHPGARLMVVLLDERPEEVTDMRRSVRGEVYASTFDQAPKQHIALAELVIERAKRLVEAGEDVVILLDSLTRLCRAHNNAAASGGRTLSGGVDATALIGPKRFFGAARAAEEGGSLTVLATALVETGSRADDFYFEELKSTGNMELRLDREPASRRVFPAVDIDGSGTRREEILYTPAELGAVRGLRRALRTRDGQANLETLLERMRETPDNTAFLRRIQPTLPAA, encoded by the coding sequence ATGACCACCACTCTCGAACACCCCCCTGTACAGCAGCAGCAGCCGGTCCGGGTCGCCGTCGGCGTCCTCGACACCGACGCGAGCGGGAAGGGGCAGTTGCGTCCCGCGGACTGCCTGCCCACCCCCGTGGACCTCCAGGTCCCGGCCGCGCTGATCCGCCGTCACGGCCTGCGCAGGGGCGACCTGGTCGAGGGCGTGCGCGGTACCCAGCGCGCCCTGACCGAAGTCGCCCGCGTCAACGGCCGGCCGGCCGAGGAACTGCGCGCTCGCCGGCACTTCCGCGATCTCACGCCCGTCCACCCCCATGAGCGGCTCCGTCTGGAGCATCCGGCGGCCGGTCTCGCCGGCCGGGTCACGGATCTCGTCGCGCCGATCGGCAAGGGCCAGCGCGGCCTGATCGTCGCCCCGCCGAAGACGGGCAAGACCGTGCTGCTCCAGCAGATCGCCGCCGCCGTCGCCGGCAACCACCCCGGTGCGCGGCTGATGGTCGTCCTGCTGGACGAGCGGCCCGAGGAGGTCACCGACATGCGGCGCTCCGTGCGCGGCGAGGTGTACGCCTCGACGTTCGACCAGGCGCCCAAGCAGCACATCGCGCTGGCCGAACTCGTCATCGAGCGGGCCAAGCGGCTCGTCGAGGCGGGTGAGGACGTCGTGATCCTCCTCGACTCGCTCACCCGGCTCTGCCGGGCCCACAACAACGCGGCCGCCTCCGGAGGCCGCACCCTCAGCGGTGGCGTCGACGCCACCGCGTTGATCGGCCCCAAGCGGTTCTTCGGCGCCGCCCGGGCGGCCGAGGAAGGCGGCTCGCTCACCGTCCTCGCCACCGCCCTGGTCGAAACGGGCTCCCGCGCCGACGACTTCTACTTCGAGGAGCTGAAGAGCACCGGCAACATGGAGCTCCGCCTCGACCGCGAACCGGCCTCCCGCCGGGTCTTCCCCGCCGTCGACATCGACGGCTCCGGCACCCGGCGCGAGGAAATCCTCTACACGCCGGCAGAGTTGGGCGCCGTACGCGGTCTGCGCCGGGCCCTTCGGACCCGGGACGGCCAGGCGAACCTGGAGACGCTCCTGGAGCGGATGCGCGAGACCCCGGACAACACGGCTTTTCTGCGCCGCATCCAGCCGACCCTGCCCGCCGCATAG